One genomic window of Bacteroidota bacterium includes the following:
- a CDS encoding T9SS type A sorting domain-containing protein codes for MKKASGFIVLMCLGVLMLSQTVMAQKVKVPIHVTDNVGAVNIVIGFDPAATNHIDSALGEEEQPVEPPGGSFDARSITILSGTGKDTCLLGLIKNLHKGVSTAQSDRWRISFKSDSSGDSVTFSWPANLTDSAGGKWTLQDGSGSNLFPDVNMATQTSFTYPAKSLGDQYIFIKTQDKSTYRTFLPEEIALSLNSKAKVSTAEKRKAYASFGCFTFNNPNIPPENAVALHVEFDQAVIPPPGGGDESPVSFGPFTVANSPDAPLKKKKWDFTVPAGPVGASVDICTYGNKGKLPAAKKYWWLDGTNTIIGGKLGPATLNASQLLLKMPNINNVGEELYSQGAFPEIDGKGKPVGIRLGISAQAGVDEKLAPIFKEVTHPKWKDATKTLYSKKAAGFVSSGAPRCLNIFDTSLKDIVKVQKSLPPDKHNNKLVSEVLALKFNIAASANAKTAPGLGAFTYVGGRYNGQTLDHLAIICDSALSCQSQSIVGSDPDSLLQLYNVIRAIDSAFSGPFDTVSFGSKTVVTGVRSASDVAYLHKGTEATPFVINRPFVDPNPIPGTFTLRQNYPNPFNPTTTIEFALPTDAFVSVKIYNILGQEIATLYDHELLDAGTTSVDFDASRLTSGVYFYRVVAQAIDDDGAVSGDYYTSVKKMMLLK; via the coding sequence ATGAAGAAGGCTAGCGGATTTATCGTCCTGATGTGTTTGGGTGTGTTGATGCTCTCCCAGACCGTCATGGCGCAGAAAGTAAAGGTGCCGATTCACGTCACCGACAACGTAGGCGCGGTGAACATCGTCATCGGTTTTGACCCGGCAGCGACAAACCACATCGATTCGGCATTGGGAGAAGAGGAGCAACCGGTCGAACCTCCGGGTGGATCTTTTGACGCACGGTCGATCACGATCCTATCCGGCACCGGCAAGGACACATGCCTTCTGGGACTGATCAAGAACCTGCACAAGGGAGTATCCACGGCCCAATCCGACCGCTGGAGAATCTCCTTCAAGAGCGACTCCTCGGGCGACTCCGTGACATTCTCGTGGCCCGCGAACCTCACCGACTCCGCAGGCGGCAAATGGACTCTCCAGGACGGTTCGGGATCGAACCTGTTCCCGGATGTGAACATGGCGACTCAGACTTCCTTCACCTATCCGGCGAAGTCTCTCGGCGACCAGTATATCTTCATCAAGACGCAGGATAAGTCGACCTACCGCACGTTCCTGCCCGAAGAGATTGCACTCTCTCTTAATAGCAAGGCGAAGGTGTCAACCGCGGAAAAACGGAAGGCGTATGCGAGCTTCGGCTGCTTCACCTTCAATAATCCCAACATCCCGCCCGAGAACGCGGTCGCGCTCCACGTCGAATTCGACCAGGCGGTGATTCCTCCTCCGGGCGGAGGTGATGAATCCCCGGTGAGCTTCGGTCCGTTCACGGTGGCCAATAGCCCCGATGCGCCACTCAAGAAAAAGAAGTGGGATTTCACGGTTCCCGCCGGACCGGTGGGCGCCTCGGTGGACATCTGCACCTACGGAAACAAGGGCAAATTGCCGGCGGCGAAGAAATACTGGTGGCTGGACGGCACGAATACGATCATCGGCGGCAAGCTCGGTCCGGCGACTCTGAACGCCTCGCAGCTTCTGCTGAAGATGCCCAACATCAATAACGTGGGCGAAGAGCTTTACTCCCAGGGCGCGTTCCCTGAGATCGATGGAAAGGGGAAACCCGTAGGAATCAGGCTCGGGATCTCTGCGCAGGCGGGTGTGGATGAAAAACTCGCTCCCATCTTCAAGGAAGTCACGCATCCGAAGTGGAAAGACGCGACGAAGACGCTGTACAGCAAGAAGGCGGCCGGATTTGTCAGCTCAGGCGCCCCCCGCTGCCTCAACATCTTCGACACCAGCCTGAAGGATATCGTGAAAGTGCAGAAGAGCCTCCCGCCCGACAAGCACAACAACAAGCTTGTTTCGGAAGTGCTTGCGCTGAAGTTCAACATCGCAGCGAGCGCAAACGCGAAGACCGCTCCGGGGCTCGGTGCGTTCACGTATGTCGGCGGCAGGTATAACGGGCAGACGCTTGACCATCTTGCGATTATCTGCGACAGCGCTCTGTCGTGCCAGTCGCAAAGTATTGTCGGCAGCGACCCGGATAGCCTCCTGCAGCTTTACAACGTCATCCGGGCGATCGACAGCGCGTTCAGCGGACCCTTCGACACCGTGTCGTTCGGTTCGAAGACGGTCGTGACCGGCGTGCGGTCGGCTTCGGATGTCGCCTACCTCCACAAGGGGACGGAAGCCACTCCGTTTGTGATCAACAGGCCGTTCGTGGATCCGAATCCGATTCCCGGGACTTTCACGCTCCGGCAGAATTACCCGAACCCGTTCAACCCGACGACGACGATCGAGTTTGCGCTCCCGACGGACGCGTTCGTGTCGGTGAAGATCTACAATATCCTGGGTCAGGAGATCGCCACGCTCTACGATCATGAGCTCCTTGACGCGGGAACGACCTCTGTCGATTTCGACGCCTCGAGACTGACATCCGGAGTCTACTTCTACCGGGTTGTCGCCCAGGCGATCGATGACGACGGGGCGGTGTCCGGCGATTATTACACAAGCGTTAAGAAGATGATGTTGTTGAAGTAA
- a CDS encoding T9SS type A sorting domain-containing protein, with the protein MRFFTAFLCVVLFSCFSLAQKKYLVSPNQEVIPIPRGSSAQKLIEKYNKERAAQSVLDNCSGGAQFGFDPLHFPIDSRFGFSHKDVMGEWFVAPARGTVDTFFFQQPAGSTISALDSQVIVRIFKSNISPGHGPGYDYPRPCRSWGYWLSTADLENGVAPFIEDATDTNWHSTIETNGGTIPSFEPFGLSVWGLSGVPVKIVSQGVTEVPMDIIPGGFQIKHHSAGVKDTIDIGETFFFSLKMNSQAAPQAYPDPAPTQFGANGNNPPYPPFPARNWKFYEHDSGPSNCAGTPASAIKKGWVARGPLVDDTTAGAVYDVWYIMTPTTNVPPKINSVDGPVNTISTNSQTITAEIFDCDAEQPTHAGIQTASMQYTVTDLAGNTLSSGSASLDNIGGDTFLGSLPGTNAKNRIVRYKVYAYDSTGLADSSSDFRYKVVDFNSTYYRADTTVACTPMSIVGTGTVIDTSKWFLPPGTTNTHPGDDGTAGPYSLGGSFIYFGDTLNYAWVGVNGAIALSKGVTDTLDVNSNGFATDGFDLPQRQHQGRPDTTRRAAGFMPKNMIAPFWADWISKQDSPIATFGHVRTSTTAFPGKFIAEWDSSGDFDATGAIADNDVFRVVLDRAAGTIQFQYTSIGIGGLDTLNLTGLNSDSLKHPPGPIAPFNYFNKDGFPAQSHLHAGLCVTYYPVLYTVAGTDGWNLVSVGQTPPSHAKSFLYPTAVSPSAFAYHGSYQSTQTLANGPGFWLKFSGSQTLDAPGSHLTSVDDALDANWNMVGSVSSPVLVSSLTTTPPGIITSPFFGFSGSYTVATTIAPGKGYWVKTSAPGTLHIVGTGAVPKQAPGIEELAALDKVTIQDKMGRAQTLYVGSDGVLSAAAAGKYEMPPSAPEGALNVRFSSGRMVEVYPAQADPSKTYEYPISMQGAVYPLIVRWEAARGGTQKLALMAVAAKDSKMLGVIDGSGKVTITDANVTKLVLKLTEGLSVPKVFALSQNYPNPFNPTTHFSVDIPRAAVVDITVYDVLGRKITTLMSGEQEAGYHVMEWDSKDGHGLNVPSGMYMVRMTAGDFSAVRKIMLMK; encoded by the coding sequence ATGCGGTTTTTTACAGCCTTCCTCTGCGTAGTTCTATTTAGTTGTTTCTCCCTTGCGCAGAAGAAATACCTCGTCTCCCCCAATCAGGAAGTTATCCCCATCCCTCGCGGCAGTTCCGCTCAGAAATTGATCGAAAAGTACAACAAGGAGCGTGCGGCTCAGAGCGTGCTGGATAACTGCAGCGGAGGAGCACAGTTTGGATTCGATCCGCTGCACTTTCCTATCGATTCTCGTTTTGGATTCAGTCACAAGGATGTCATGGGCGAATGGTTCGTCGCTCCCGCGCGCGGCACTGTCGACACGTTTTTCTTCCAGCAGCCCGCCGGCTCGACGATTTCCGCTCTTGACTCCCAGGTCATCGTCCGGATCTTCAAATCCAACATCTCTCCCGGTCACGGTCCCGGTTATGATTACCCGCGGCCCTGCAGGAGCTGGGGTTACTGGCTGAGCACCGCCGATCTTGAGAACGGCGTTGCGCCCTTCATCGAAGACGCAACCGACACCAACTGGCACTCGACGATTGAAACGAACGGAGGGACAATCCCGTCGTTCGAACCGTTCGGCCTGAGCGTATGGGGTCTGAGCGGCGTTCCGGTCAAGATTGTTTCTCAGGGTGTTACAGAAGTCCCGATGGACATCATCCCGGGCGGGTTCCAGATCAAGCATCACTCCGCCGGCGTAAAAGATACGATCGACATCGGCGAGACGTTCTTCTTCTCGCTCAAGATGAATTCGCAGGCGGCACCGCAGGCGTATCCTGACCCGGCCCCGACGCAGTTCGGCGCCAACGGCAACAATCCTCCGTACCCGCCATTCCCGGCGCGTAACTGGAAATTTTATGAGCACGATTCAGGGCCCTCCAACTGCGCGGGGACCCCGGCCTCTGCAATCAAGAAGGGGTGGGTGGCGCGCGGACCTCTGGTGGACGACACCACGGCGGGCGCGGTGTACGATGTGTGGTACATCATGACTCCCACCACGAACGTTCCTCCGAAGATCAATAGCGTCGACGGTCCCGTGAACACGATCTCGACGAACAGCCAGACCATTACCGCGGAAATATTCGACTGCGACGCCGAGCAACCGACGCACGCCGGCATTCAAACGGCGAGCATGCAATATACGGTTACGGACCTCGCCGGAAATACGCTCTCGAGCGGTTCCGCATCGCTCGACAATATCGGAGGCGACACCTTCCTTGGATCCCTCCCCGGAACCAATGCGAAGAACAGAATCGTGCGGTACAAGGTGTATGCATACGATTCGACCGGCCTTGCGGATTCCTCTTCGGATTTCAGATACAAGGTTGTCGACTTTAACAGCACCTACTACAGGGCCGACACGACAGTCGCCTGCACCCCGATGAGCATCGTCGGGACGGGCACGGTGATCGATACCTCCAAGTGGTTCCTGCCTCCCGGAACGACCAACACGCATCCGGGTGACGACGGAACAGCCGGTCCCTACTCGCTCGGCGGTTCGTTCATCTATTTCGGCGACACGTTGAATTACGCGTGGGTCGGCGTGAACGGCGCAATCGCGCTCTCGAAGGGTGTGACCGATACGCTCGACGTCAACTCGAACGGATTTGCTACCGACGGGTTCGACCTTCCGCAGCGCCAGCACCAGGGGCGGCCCGATACCACACGCCGCGCCGCGGGCTTCATGCCGAAGAATATGATCGCCCCGTTCTGGGCGGACTGGATCAGCAAGCAGGATTCCCCGATCGCGACGTTCGGACATGTCCGGACGAGCACCACGGCTTTCCCGGGCAAGTTTATCGCCGAGTGGGATTCGAGCGGTGATTTCGACGCGACCGGAGCGATCGCGGATAACGACGTCTTCCGTGTGGTTCTTGATCGCGCGGCCGGGACGATACAGTTCCAGTACACCTCGATCGGAATCGGCGGCCTCGATACGTTGAACCTGACCGGTTTGAACTCGGATTCATTGAAGCATCCTCCGGGTCCGATCGCCCCGTTCAATTACTTTAACAAGGACGGATTCCCCGCCCAGAGCCACCTGCACGCCGGCTTGTGCGTCACGTACTACCCGGTGCTTTACACGGTCGCAGGGACAGACGGATGGAACCTCGTCTCGGTTGGGCAGACTCCTCCGAGTCACGCGAAGTCGTTCCTTTATCCGACCGCGGTTTCGCCGAGCGCTTTCGCATACCACGGAAGCTACCAGTCGACACAGACCCTGGCGAACGGGCCCGGGTTTTGGTTGAAATTCAGCGGCTCCCAGACTCTCGATGCGCCGGGAAGTCATCTGACATCCGTTGATGACGCTCTCGATGCGAACTGGAATATGGTCGGCTCTGTCTCGTCTCCCGTGCTGGTCAGCTCATTGACGACGACGCCCCCCGGAATCATCACATCGCCCTTCTTCGGATTCAGCGGTTCCTACACCGTGGCGACGACCATCGCTCCCGGAAAAGGATACTGGGTGAAAACCAGCGCACCCGGGACGCTGCATATCGTCGGGACCGGTGCGGTGCCGAAGCAGGCTCCCGGAATCGAAGAGCTTGCGGCGCTCGACAAGGTCACGATCCAGGACAAGATGGGACGCGCCCAGACGCTCTATGTCGGCTCCGACGGCGTCCTCAGCGCGGCAGCTGCCGGCAAGTACGAGATGCCTCCTTCCGCACCCGAAGGCGCATTGAACGTGCGCTTCTCCTCGGGCAGGATGGTTGAGGTCTATCCCGCGCAGGCAGATCCCTCGAAGACCTACGAGTACCCGATTTCGATGCAGGGTGCCGTGTATCCGCTCATTGTCAGATGGGAAGCCGCTCGCGGCGGCACACAGAAGCTTGCTCTCATGGCCGTTGCGGCGAAGGACAGCAAGATGCTGGGTGTCATCGATGGAAGCGGGAAGGTGACGATCACGGATGCAAACGTGACGAAGCTGGTGCTGAAGCTGACGGAAGGACTGTCAGTACCGAAGGTGTTTGCACTATCCCAGAATTATCCGAATCCCTTCAACCCGACGACGCACTTCAGCGTTGATATTCCGAGAGCGGCAGTGGTCGACATCACAGTGTACGACGTGCTGGGCCGGAAGATCACGACTCTGATGAGCGGCGAGCAGGAGGCAGGCTACCATGTGATGGAGTGGGATTCGAAAGACGGACATGGCTTGAACGTCCCGTCGGGAATGTACATGGTCCGCATGACCGCCGGCGACTTCAGCGCGGTCAGAAAGATCATGTTGATGAAGTAA
- a CDS encoding PorV/PorQ family protein, with protein sequence MLTPRTMARVSGRRSIAAAALLFAAFLMLPLNGAFAGRGDKSGTAGASQLLIPVGAVSIALGGAGLATSTGVEAMYWNPAGLARQENGTDLMFSHMTYLADINVEYAGVSTRVGSLGHLGLSLKSLVVGSIPVTTEDAPDGTGETASPTFVVVGGTFSRQVSEKIFVGITTNIIYESMDRVSASGVAFSAGVQYLGLGGIEGLSLGVAVKNVGPGLKYDGSGLLRNADIGDASRGISPVKIQAAQAELPSTIEFGLGYTFNPSDRNTLRFSSVFQNNNYSEDEYRFGGEYLYDNLVALRAGMTVSPQDPGNEYIYGPSGGIGIHTVVNEVRVSVDYAYRWVRYFSGNHVVTLSVGF encoded by the coding sequence ATGCTGACGCCCCGTACAATGGCTCGCGTCTCCGGCAGAAGGAGCATTGCCGCGGCGGCTCTCCTGTTCGCGGCGTTCCTCATGTTGCCGCTCAACGGCGCCTTCGCCGGGCGGGGGGATAAATCGGGCACAGCCGGCGCTTCCCAGTTGTTGATTCCCGTCGGTGCGGTCTCCATTGCGCTCGGGGGGGCGGGACTCGCGACCTCCACCGGCGTGGAAGCGATGTACTGGAATCCCGCGGGTCTCGCGCGCCAGGAAAACGGCACAGACCTGATGTTCTCTCATATGACCTACCTTGCCGATATCAACGTTGAGTATGCCGGGGTGAGCACGCGCGTCGGGAGCCTGGGCCATCTCGGGTTGTCTCTGAAATCGCTCGTGGTGGGATCGATACCGGTGACGACGGAAGACGCCCCCGACGGGACGGGAGAGACCGCGTCTCCCACCTTCGTCGTCGTCGGCGGAACGTTCTCCCGTCAGGTGTCCGAAAAGATTTTTGTCGGGATCACGACGAACATCATCTATGAAAGCATGGACCGCGTGTCGGCATCGGGCGTGGCGTTCAGCGCCGGCGTGCAATACCTGGGCCTCGGAGGCATCGAAGGGCTCAGCCTCGGAGTCGCGGTGAAGAATGTCGGGCCGGGATTGAAATACGACGGATCCGGTCTCTTGAGAAACGCGGATATCGGGGATGCCTCGCGGGGGATCTCGCCGGTAAAAATCCAGGCGGCGCAGGCCGAGCTTCCTTCGACAATCGAATTCGGTCTGGGATATACGTTTAACCCGAGCGATCGGAACACGCTGAGATTCAGCTCGGTATTCCAGAATAACAACTACTCCGAAGACGAGTACCGGTTCGGGGGGGAGTACCTCTACGACAACCTTGTCGCCCTGAGGGCCGGCATGACCGTATCCCCCCAGGACCCCGGAAATGAGTATATTTACGGGCCATCAGGCGGAATAGGGATCCATACCGTCGTCAACGAAGTGAGGGTGTCGGTCGACTATGCCTACCGCTGGGTTCGTTACTTCAGCGGCAACCATGTCGTTACTCTGAGTGTCGGTTTTTAG
- a CDS encoding FlgD immunoglobulin-like domain containing protein, translated as MNPRRMLLALVLAAVVAALRPSILLSQAPDSARYRIYLTVTDSVTGKTARAALGFHPRATIGIDSDTLRGFTDHWVESDGPSMVEYPSPPLGFFEELRVNNVRQKFTDNGLLFGNIHPYTGPSMVDTFIVTFNGDQNSVGDSLYLFTHPQILTWPSVLRFYADSIILRDISNNAQTLAGPYVRINMTTDSTFHYFGDTYFNPDFSIYNVDPVHKGFFMYIYHPKPAPGPPGPVTLVSPANGATGVALSGSLQWDASAGASSYKVELDTFRTFAHPILADGLTGTSEPVSGLAPNTWYYWRVLVSNPYGLSYFQDPPDSFMTTSSSGVHEAGGGIPWTFALFQNYPNPFNPTTSMEFAVPRAADIRITVYDGLGRTIATLAQGVFRQGFYTATWNGANDRGSAVPSGVYYARMVAVPSAPGDASGLRVESMIRMILLK; from the coding sequence ATGAATCCCCGAAGAATGCTTCTCGCACTTGTTCTCGCCGCCGTTGTGGCCGCCCTTCGGCCATCAATTCTTCTTTCCCAGGCGCCCGACTCGGCGCGCTACCGGATCTACCTCACCGTCACCGACAGCGTCACCGGCAAGACTGCGAGAGCGGCTCTGGGATTCCACCCGAGAGCGACGATCGGGATTGACTCGGATACGCTGCGCGGTTTTACGGACCATTGGGTCGAATCTGACGGCCCCTCGATGGTGGAATATCCCTCCCCGCCCCTGGGGTTCTTCGAGGAGCTCCGCGTGAACAACGTGCGGCAGAAATTCACCGACAACGGCCTCCTCTTCGGCAACATCCATCCCTATACCGGGCCTTCGATGGTCGATACGTTTATCGTCACCTTCAACGGCGACCAGAACAGCGTCGGCGACAGCCTTTATCTTTTCACGCACCCTCAGATTCTTACCTGGCCTTCGGTGCTTCGTTTCTATGCGGACAGCATCATCCTGCGGGACATTTCAAACAACGCGCAGACCCTTGCGGGCCCCTATGTCCGCATCAACATGACGACCGACTCGACGTTCCACTATTTCGGAGACACGTACTTTAATCCCGACTTCAGCATCTATAATGTCGATCCGGTGCACAAGGGGTTTTTCATGTACATCTATCACCCGAAGCCGGCTCCCGGACCGCCGGGGCCGGTCACGCTCGTCTCTCCTGCGAACGGGGCGACGGGTGTCGCGCTGAGCGGTAGCCTCCAGTGGGACGCCTCTGCGGGCGCCTCCTCGTACAAAGTCGAGCTCGACACGTTTCGCACGTTCGCGCACCCGATCCTGGCGGACGGTCTGACGGGAACCTCGGAACCGGTCAGCGGGCTTGCGCCGAACACATGGTATTACTGGCGCGTGCTGGTCTCCAATCCGTACGGCCTGAGCTATTTCCAGGATCCGCCCGACAGCTTCATGACGACATCCTCTTCCGGAGTGCACGAAGCGGGAGGGGGGATACCCTGGACCTTCGCTCTTTTCCAGAATTATCCGAACCCGTTCAACCCGACGACGAGTATGGAATTTGCGGTCCCCCGCGCGGCCGATATCCGGATTACGGTCTACGACGGACTGGGCAGGACGATCGCGACCCTCGCCCAGGGGGTCTTCCGGCAGGGATTTTACACCGCCACCTGGAACGGGGCGAACGATCGCGGCTCCGCGGTCCCCTCGGGGGTCTACTACGCCAGGATGGTAGCCGTTCCTTCGGCTCCCGGGGACGCTTCCGGTTTGCGAGTCGAGAGCATGATTCGAATGATCCTGCTCAAGTGA
- a CDS encoding T9SS type A sorting domain-containing protein has translation MKLQVRNLLFVVFALALFYPLTLSAQFVSSTAWLDIRDDVGGHDSLVFGTHQSATYCLDTAIGENASPPYPPGGFYAVFQSIPGRANCFTTLGIIKKDLRDFSTIAKKDTFYIDFANLDSIAQLPGVNITVRWPDAAHLAAICDSMFLSDRVGGAVIPGRIDMMTQDNVVISDAYDPNGTNITAPTVRLRVFRWGVHQPYTDAVPKDNQTAPKSYALHQNYPNPFNPSTSIEFDILQRAATDISVYNLLGQKVTTLVSREMAPGVYTTTWNGQSDRGIPATSGVYFVRMSAQSTAGNGKEEHFSAVRKLVLMK, from the coding sequence ATGAAGCTGCAAGTCCGGAATCTTCTTTTTGTGGTGTTTGCGCTGGCCCTCTTTTATCCCCTGACGCTTTCCGCGCAGTTTGTTTCGAGCACGGCATGGTTGGACATCAGGGACGATGTGGGAGGGCATGATTCCCTGGTGTTCGGTACCCATCAATCGGCCACGTACTGTCTCGATACCGCCATTGGAGAGAATGCTTCGCCGCCCTATCCACCGGGGGGCTTCTACGCCGTGTTCCAGAGCATCCCGGGAAGGGCGAACTGCTTCACCACGCTCGGGATCATCAAGAAAGACCTTCGTGATTTTTCGACGATCGCAAAAAAAGATACCTTCTATATCGATTTTGCCAACCTCGACAGCATCGCACAGCTTCCGGGAGTGAACATCACGGTTCGCTGGCCCGATGCCGCGCACCTGGCGGCGATCTGCGACAGCATGTTCCTGTCGGACCGTGTCGGCGGAGCCGTTATCCCCGGCCGGATCGACATGATGACGCAGGACAACGTGGTCATCAGCGACGCGTACGATCCGAACGGCACGAACATCACCGCGCCGACGGTCAGGCTCAGGGTCTTCCGCTGGGGCGTGCATCAGCCCTACACCGACGCGGTACCGAAGGACAATCAGACGGCCCCGAAGAGCTACGCGTTGCATCAGAACTATCCGAACCCGTTCAACCCGTCGACTTCGATAGAGTTCGATATCCTGCAACGGGCGGCAACCGACATCTCCGTCTATAATCTCCTCGGTCAGAAAGTCACCACGCTTGTTTCACGCGAAATGGCGCCGGGAGTCTATACCACGACGTGGAACGGCCAGAGCGACCGGGGCATTCCGGCGACGAGCGGCGTCTATTTTGTCCGCATGTCCGCGCAATCGACGGCCGGCAACGGCAAGGAAGAACATTTTTCGGCGGTCCGCAAACTGGTATTAATGAAGTAG